Proteins encoded by one window of Atribacterota bacterium:
- a CDS encoding 2-isopropylmalate synthase: protein MKKERNMAEKIFIFDTTLRDGEQCPGASLNTNEKLEIARYLEKMQVDCIEAGFPISSPGDFEGVETIAKNIKNSGVAALCRATEKDIKCAWDAIKLSQKPRIHTFIATSPIHMKCKLEKSPEEVLRDAVYAVKLAKSFCTDVEFSAEDASRSEPDYLYKIFEEVINAGATVINIPDTVGYSQPEEFALLIKGIKENVSNINQAIMSVHCHNDLGLGVANSLEALKWGVRQIECTVNGIGERAGNASLEEIVMALHTREDFYNMTTNINTKYIYPTSKLVSRLTGFVVQPNKAIVGKNAFAHEAGIHQAGVLKDASTYEIMKPQTVGLESNQLVLGKHSGRNAFKSRLSELGYDLDKEKLNKSFGQFKLLADKKKEIYSEDLIALMSEVLIEDIKDIYELKYFHINTGNSILPTATVSLMKDGDIYEDAACGDGPVDAVFNAIDRITGVKVKLADYYIRALTRGKDAQGEAVVEIRDNGNSFVGRSVSTDTLEASTKAYLKAINKLISRQIECKNLK, encoded by the coding sequence ATAAAAAAGGAGAGAAATATGGCTGAAAAAATATTTATTTTTGATACCACATTACGTGATGGAGAACAATGTCCGGGAGCCTCTCTTAATACTAATGAAAAACTGGAGATTGCCAGATATCTTGAAAAGATGCAGGTGGATTGCATCGAAGCCGGTTTTCCAATATCTTCTCCCGGTGATTTTGAGGGAGTGGAGACAATAGCCAAAAATATAAAAAATTCTGGTGTTGCAGCTTTATGCAGAGCAACAGAAAAAGATATTAAATGTGCCTGGGATGCAATCAAGTTATCACAAAAACCAAGAATTCACACATTTATTGCCACCTCTCCCATACATATGAAATGCAAGCTGGAAAAATCCCCGGAAGAAGTATTAAGGGATGCCGTATATGCGGTTAAACTGGCAAAGAGTTTTTGTACTGATGTGGAATTCTCGGCAGAGGATGCCAGTCGCAGTGAGCCGGATTATCTGTATAAGATTTTTGAAGAAGTTATCAATGCAGGGGCTACTGTAATTAATATTCCAGACACAGTAGGATATTCACAGCCAGAGGAATTTGCCTTGCTTATAAAAGGAATCAAAGAAAATGTTTCAAATATCAATCAGGCAATCATGAGTGTTCATTGTCATAATGATTTGGGGTTGGGAGTGGCGAATTCATTGGAGGCATTGAAATGGGGAGTACGGCAAATTGAATGTACAGTTAATGGCATTGGGGAAAGAGCAGGTAATGCATCTCTGGAGGAAATTGTAATGGCTTTGCATACCAGGGAGGATTTTTACAATATGACTACTAATATTAACACTAAATATATTTATCCTACCAGCAAACTTGTAAGTAGATTAACGGGATTTGTAGTTCAGCCAAACAAGGCAATTGTTGGCAAAAATGCCTTTGCTCATGAAGCTGGGATACACCAGGCCGGGGTGTTAAAAGATGCCTCTACTTATGAAATTATGAAGCCACAGACTGTTGGCCTGGAAAGTAATCAACTGGTATTAGGAAAACATTCCGGTCGCAATGCTTTCAAAAGCAGGCTTTCTGAATTAGGATATGATCTGGATAAGGAAAAACTAAACAAATCATTTGGGCAATTTAAATTACTGGCAGATAAAAAGAAAGAAATTTATTCCGAAGACTTGATTGCTCTAATGTCTGAAGTGTTGATTGAGGATATAAAGGATATTTATGAATTAAAATATTTCCATATAAATACCGGAAATAGTATTTTACCGACAGCCACAGTAAGCTTAATGAAAGATGGCGATATTTATGAAGATGCTGCTTGTGGGGATGGGCCTGTGGATGCAGTCTTTAATGCCATTGACCGGATAACCGGTGTGAAGGTTAAATTAGCAGATTATTATATAAGAGCGTTGACAAGGGGTAAAGATGCCCAGGGAGAGGCAGTTGTTGAGATAAGAGATAATGGCAATTCCTTTGTTGGCAGAAGTGTTAGCACTGATACTTTAGAGGCAAGCACAAAAGCCTATTTGAAGGCTATCAATAAATTGATATCAAGGCAAATAGAGTGTAAAAATTTAAAATAA
- the ilvN gene encoding acetolactate synthase small subunit, translated as MKHTIAILVEDQPGVMVRVASLFTRRGFNIESIAVGHSEKPGISRMTIITSGDEKVLEQITKQLNKLIDIIRVRDISPQNVIERELVLVKVHTDSLSVRAEIIQLVEIFKAKVVYVERNTLTIEMSGDEEKINGLLELLKPFGIIEIVRTGRIAIARSKKNGYL; from the coding sequence ATGAAACATACTATCGCAATATTAGTGGAAGATCAGCCAGGAGTAATGGTACGTGTGGCTAGTCTATTTACCAGGAGAGGCTTCAATATTGAGAGCATTGCAGTGGGACATTCTGAAAAACCAGGCATTTCCCGTATGACAATAATTACAAGTGGTGATGAAAAGGTTTTAGAACAGATAACCAAGCAATTAAATAAATTAATTGATATTATACGTGTTCGAGACATCTCTCCACAGAATGTTATTGAGAGAGAGCTTGTTTTAGTCAAGGTACACACAGACTCACTCTCTGTTAGAGCAGAAATTATTCAACTGGTAGAAATATTTAAAGCCAAGGTTGTCTATGTGGAAAGAAATACCCTGACAATTGAAATGTCCGGAGATGAGGAAAAAATCAACGGATTATTGGAACTTCTGAAACCTTTTGGAATTATTGAGATTGTACGCACCGGGAGAATTGCTATTGCAAGAAGTAAAAAAAACGGATATCTGTAA